A DNA window from Gorilla gorilla gorilla isolate KB3781 chromosome 6, NHGRI_mGorGor1-v2.1_pri, whole genome shotgun sequence contains the following coding sequences:
- the MYL7 gene encoding myosin regulatory light chain 2, atrial isoform isoform X9 codes for MASRKAGTRGKVAATKQAQRGSSNVFSMFEQAQIQEFKEAFSCIDQNRDGIICKADLRETYSQLGKVSVPEEELDAMLQEGKGPINFTVFLTLFGEKLNGTDPEEAILSAFRMFDPSGKGVVNKDEFKQLLLTQADKFSPAEVEQMFALTPMDLAGNIDYKSLCYIITHGDEKEE; via the exons ATG GCCAGCAGGAAGGCGGGGACCCGGGGCAAGGTGGCAGCCACCAAGCAGGCCCAACGTGGTTCTTCCAACGTCTTTTCCATGTTTGAACAAGCCCAGATACAGGAGTTCAAGGAA GCCTTCAGCTGTATCGACCAGAATCGTGATGGCATCATCTGCAAGGCAGACCTGAGGGAGACCTACTCCCAGCTGG ggaAGGTGAGTGTCCCAGAGGAGGAGCTGGACGCCATGCTGCAGGAGGGCAAGGGCCCCATCAACTTCACCGTCTTCCTCACGCTCTTTGGGGAGAAGCTCAATG ggACAGACCCCGAGGAAGCCATCCTGAGTGCCTTCCGCATGTTTGACCCCAGCGGCAAAGGGGTGGTGAACAAGGATGA gttcaagcagcttCTCCTGACCCAGGCAGACAAGTTCTCTCCAGCTGAG GTGGAGCAGATGTTCGCCCTGACACCCATGGACCTGGCGGGGAACATCGACTACAAGTCACTGTGCTACATCATCACCCATGGAGATGAGAAAGAGGAAtga
- the MYL7 gene encoding myosin regulatory light chain 2, atrial isoform isoform X4, whose product MWLESVRPPPAQAGAAKFGPILCSSPYLDLQVIRLRHKGGWALPPRQQPHLCKENGRRGPGARWQPPSRPNVVLPTSFPCLNKPRYRSSRKAGGCSHLKAPIPQAFSCIDQNRDGIICKADLRETYSQLGKVSVPEEELDAMLQEGKGPINFTVFLTLFGEKLNGTDPEEAILSAFRMFDPSGKGVVNKDEFKQLLLTQADKFSPAEVEQMFALTPMDLAGNIDYKSLCYIITHGDEKEE is encoded by the exons ATGTGGCTGGAATCTGTTaggcctcccccagcccaggcgGGGGCTGCCAAGTTTGGGCCTATCCTCTGTTCCTCTCCTTATTTGGACCTTCAGGTGATAAGGCTGAGACATAAAGGAGGCTGGGCCCTGCCACCACGACAGCAGCCACACCTCTGCAAAGAGAATG GAAGGCGGGGACCCGGGGCAAGGTGGCAGCCACCAAGCAGGCCCAACGTGGTTCTTCCAACGTCTTTTCCATGTTTGAACAAGCCCAGATACAGGAGTTCAAGGAA AGCTGGGGGCTGCTCCCACCTGAAGGCCCCCATCCCACAGGCCTTCAGCTGTATCGACCAGAATCGTGATGGCATCATCTGCAAGGCAGACCTGAGGGAGACCTACTCCCAGCTGG ggaAGGTGAGTGTCCCAGAGGAGGAGCTGGACGCCATGCTGCAGGAGGGCAAGGGCCCCATCAACTTCACCGTCTTCCTCACGCTCTTTGGGGAGAAGCTCAATG ggACAGACCCCGAGGAAGCCATCCTGAGTGCCTTCCGCATGTTTGACCCCAGCGGCAAAGGGGTGGTGAACAAGGATGA gttcaagcagcttCTCCTGACCCAGGCAGACAAGTTCTCTCCAGCTGAG GTGGAGCAGATGTTCGCCCTGACACCCATGGACCTGGCGGGGAACATCGACTACAAGTCACTGTGCTACATCATCACCCATGGAGATGAGAAAGAGGAAtga
- the MYL7 gene encoding myosin regulatory light chain 2, atrial isoform isoform X5 — protein sequence MWLESVRPPPAQAGAAKFGPILCSSPYLDLQVIRLRHKGGWALPPRQQPHLCKENVLQASRKAGTRGKVAATKQAQRGSSNVFSMFEQAQIQEFKEAFSCIDQNRDGIICKADLRETYSQLGKVSVPEEELDAMLQEGKGPINFTVFLTLFGEKLNGTDPEEAILSAFRMFDPSGKGVVNKDEFKQLLLTQADKFSPAEVEQMFALTPMDLAGNIDYKSLCYIITHGDEKEE from the exons ATGTGGCTGGAATCTGTTaggcctcccccagcccaggcgGGGGCTGCCAAGTTTGGGCCTATCCTCTGTTCCTCTCCTTATTTGGACCTTCAGGTGATAAGGCTGAGACATAAAGGAGGCTGGGCCCTGCCACCACGACAGCAGCCACACCTCTGCAAAGAGAATG TGTTGCAGGCCAGCAGGAAGGCGGGGACCCGGGGCAAGGTGGCAGCCACCAAGCAGGCCCAACGTGGTTCTTCCAACGTCTTTTCCATGTTTGAACAAGCCCAGATACAGGAGTTCAAGGAA GCCTTCAGCTGTATCGACCAGAATCGTGATGGCATCATCTGCAAGGCAGACCTGAGGGAGACCTACTCCCAGCTGG ggaAGGTGAGTGTCCCAGAGGAGGAGCTGGACGCCATGCTGCAGGAGGGCAAGGGCCCCATCAACTTCACCGTCTTCCTCACGCTCTTTGGGGAGAAGCTCAATG ggACAGACCCCGAGGAAGCCATCCTGAGTGCCTTCCGCATGTTTGACCCCAGCGGCAAAGGGGTGGTGAACAAGGATGA gttcaagcagcttCTCCTGACCCAGGCAGACAAGTTCTCTCCAGCTGAG GTGGAGCAGATGTTCGCCCTGACACCCATGGACCTGGCGGGGAACATCGACTACAAGTCACTGTGCTACATCATCACCCATGGAGATGAGAAAGAGGAAtga
- the MYL7 gene encoding myosin regulatory light chain 2, atrial isoform isoform X2, with translation MWLESVRPPPAQAGAAKFGPILCSSPYLDLQVIRLRHKGGWALPPRQQPHLCKENVLQASRKAGTRGKVAATKQAQRGSSNVFSMFEQAQIQEFKEAFSCIDQNRDGIICKADLRETYSQLGKVSVPEEELDAMLQEGKGPINFTVFLTLFGEKLNGTDPEEAILSAFRMFDPSGKGVVNKDEFKQLLLTQADKFSPAEVRLPSPFNTHPQHLLWAFTHDPEPSTSEAVAGRVEQMFALTPMDLAGNIDYKSLCYIITHGDEKEE, from the exons ATGTGGCTGGAATCTGTTaggcctcccccagcccaggcgGGGGCTGCCAAGTTTGGGCCTATCCTCTGTTCCTCTCCTTATTTGGACCTTCAGGTGATAAGGCTGAGACATAAAGGAGGCTGGGCCCTGCCACCACGACAGCAGCCACACCTCTGCAAAGAGAATG TGTTGCAGGCCAGCAGGAAGGCGGGGACCCGGGGCAAGGTGGCAGCCACCAAGCAGGCCCAACGTGGTTCTTCCAACGTCTTTTCCATGTTTGAACAAGCCCAGATACAGGAGTTCAAGGAA GCCTTCAGCTGTATCGACCAGAATCGTGATGGCATCATCTGCAAGGCAGACCTGAGGGAGACCTACTCCCAGCTGG ggaAGGTGAGTGTCCCAGAGGAGGAGCTGGACGCCATGCTGCAGGAGGGCAAGGGCCCCATCAACTTCACCGTCTTCCTCACGCTCTTTGGGGAGAAGCTCAATG ggACAGACCCCGAGGAAGCCATCCTGAGTGCCTTCCGCATGTTTGACCCCAGCGGCAAAGGGGTGGTGAACAAGGATGA gttcaagcagcttCTCCTGACCCAGGCAGACAAGTTCTCTCCAGCTGAGGTGAGGCTGCCCAGCCCCTTCAATACTCATCCCCAGCACCTTCTCTGGGCCTTCACCCATGACCCAGAGCCCAGTACCAGTGAGGCAGTTGCTGGAAGG GTGGAGCAGATGTTCGCCCTGACACCCATGGACCTGGCGGGGAACATCGACTACAAGTCACTGTGCTACATCATCACCCATGGAGATGAGAAAGAGGAAtga
- the MYL7 gene encoding myosin regulatory light chain 2, atrial isoform isoform X6 → MCCRPAGRRGPGARWQPPSRPNVVLPTSFPCLNKPRYRSSRKAGGCSHLKAPIPQAFSCIDQNRDGIICKADLRETYSQLGKVSVPEEELDAMLQEGKGPINFTVFLTLFGEKLNGTDPEEAILSAFRMFDPSGKGVVNKDEFKQLLLTQADKFSPAEVRLPSPFNTHPQHLLWAFTHDPEPSTSEAVAGRVEQMFALTPMDLAGNIDYKSLCYIITHGDEKEE, encoded by the exons ATG TGTTGCAGGCCAGCAGGAAGGCGGGGACCCGGGGCAAGGTGGCAGCCACCAAGCAGGCCCAACGTGGTTCTTCCAACGTCTTTTCCATGTTTGAACAAGCCCAGATACAGGAGTTCAAGGAA AGCTGGGGGCTGCTCCCACCTGAAGGCCCCCATCCCACAGGCCTTCAGCTGTATCGACCAGAATCGTGATGGCATCATCTGCAAGGCAGACCTGAGGGAGACCTACTCCCAGCTGG ggaAGGTGAGTGTCCCAGAGGAGGAGCTGGACGCCATGCTGCAGGAGGGCAAGGGCCCCATCAACTTCACCGTCTTCCTCACGCTCTTTGGGGAGAAGCTCAATG ggACAGACCCCGAGGAAGCCATCCTGAGTGCCTTCCGCATGTTTGACCCCAGCGGCAAAGGGGTGGTGAACAAGGATGA gttcaagcagcttCTCCTGACCCAGGCAGACAAGTTCTCTCCAGCTGAGGTGAGGCTGCCCAGCCCCTTCAATACTCATCCCCAGCACCTTCTCTGGGCCTTCACCCATGACCCAGAGCCCAGTACCAGTGAGGCAGTTGCTGGAAGG GTGGAGCAGATGTTCGCCCTGACACCCATGGACCTGGCGGGGAACATCGACTACAAGTCACTGTGCTACATCATCACCCATGGAGATGAGAAAGAGGAAtga
- the MYL7 gene encoding myosin regulatory light chain 2, atrial isoform isoform X1: protein MWLESVRPPPAQAGAAKFGPILCSSPYLDLQVIRLRHKGGWALPPRQQPHLCKENGRRGPGARWQPPSRPNVVLPTSFPCLNKPRYRSSRKAGGCSHLKAPIPQAFSCIDQNRDGIICKADLRETYSQLGKVSVPEEELDAMLQEGKGPINFTVFLTLFGEKLNGTDPEEAILSAFRMFDPSGKGVVNKDEFKQLLLTQADKFSPAEVRLPSPFNTHPQHLLWAFTHDPEPSTSEAVAGRVEQMFALTPMDLAGNIDYKSLCYIITHGDEKEE from the exons ATGTGGCTGGAATCTGTTaggcctcccccagcccaggcgGGGGCTGCCAAGTTTGGGCCTATCCTCTGTTCCTCTCCTTATTTGGACCTTCAGGTGATAAGGCTGAGACATAAAGGAGGCTGGGCCCTGCCACCACGACAGCAGCCACACCTCTGCAAAGAGAATG GAAGGCGGGGACCCGGGGCAAGGTGGCAGCCACCAAGCAGGCCCAACGTGGTTCTTCCAACGTCTTTTCCATGTTTGAACAAGCCCAGATACAGGAGTTCAAGGAA AGCTGGGGGCTGCTCCCACCTGAAGGCCCCCATCCCACAGGCCTTCAGCTGTATCGACCAGAATCGTGATGGCATCATCTGCAAGGCAGACCTGAGGGAGACCTACTCCCAGCTGG ggaAGGTGAGTGTCCCAGAGGAGGAGCTGGACGCCATGCTGCAGGAGGGCAAGGGCCCCATCAACTTCACCGTCTTCCTCACGCTCTTTGGGGAGAAGCTCAATG ggACAGACCCCGAGGAAGCCATCCTGAGTGCCTTCCGCATGTTTGACCCCAGCGGCAAAGGGGTGGTGAACAAGGATGA gttcaagcagcttCTCCTGACCCAGGCAGACAAGTTCTCTCCAGCTGAGGTGAGGCTGCCCAGCCCCTTCAATACTCATCCCCAGCACCTTCTCTGGGCCTTCACCCATGACCCAGAGCCCAGTACCAGTGAGGCAGTTGCTGGAAGG GTGGAGCAGATGTTCGCCCTGACACCCATGGACCTGGCGGGGAACATCGACTACAAGTCACTGTGCTACATCATCACCCATGGAGATGAGAAAGAGGAAtga
- the MYL7 gene encoding myosin regulatory light chain 2, atrial isoform isoform X7, with protein MASRKAGTRGKVAATKQAQRGSSNVFSMFEQAQIQEFKEAFSCIDQNRDGIICKADLRETYSQLGKVSVPEEELDAMLQEGKGPINFTVFLTLFGEKLNGTDPEEAILSAFRMFDPSGKGVVNKDEFKQLLLTQADKFSPAEVRLPSPFNTHPQHLLWAFTHDPEPSTSEAVAGRVEQMFALTPMDLAGNIDYKSLCYIITHGDEKEE; from the exons ATG GCCAGCAGGAAGGCGGGGACCCGGGGCAAGGTGGCAGCCACCAAGCAGGCCCAACGTGGTTCTTCCAACGTCTTTTCCATGTTTGAACAAGCCCAGATACAGGAGTTCAAGGAA GCCTTCAGCTGTATCGACCAGAATCGTGATGGCATCATCTGCAAGGCAGACCTGAGGGAGACCTACTCCCAGCTGG ggaAGGTGAGTGTCCCAGAGGAGGAGCTGGACGCCATGCTGCAGGAGGGCAAGGGCCCCATCAACTTCACCGTCTTCCTCACGCTCTTTGGGGAGAAGCTCAATG ggACAGACCCCGAGGAAGCCATCCTGAGTGCCTTCCGCATGTTTGACCCCAGCGGCAAAGGGGTGGTGAACAAGGATGA gttcaagcagcttCTCCTGACCCAGGCAGACAAGTTCTCTCCAGCTGAGGTGAGGCTGCCCAGCCCCTTCAATACTCATCCCCAGCACCTTCTCTGGGCCTTCACCCATGACCCAGAGCCCAGTACCAGTGAGGCAGTTGCTGGAAGG GTGGAGCAGATGTTCGCCCTGACACCCATGGACCTGGCGGGGAACATCGACTACAAGTCACTGTGCTACATCATCACCCATGGAGATGAGAAAGAGGAAtga
- the MYL7 gene encoding myosin regulatory light chain 2, atrial isoform isoform X8: MWLESVRPPPAQAGAAKFGPILCSSPYLDLQVIRLRHKGGWALPPRQQPHLCKENGRRGPGARWQPPSRPNVVLPTSFPCLNKPRYRSSRKAGGCSHLKAPIPQAFSCIDQNRDGIICKADLRETYSQLGKVSVPEEELDAMLQEGKGPINFTVFLTLFGEKLNGTDPEEAILSAFRMFDPSGKGVVNKDEWSRCSP, encoded by the exons ATGTGGCTGGAATCTGTTaggcctcccccagcccaggcgGGGGCTGCCAAGTTTGGGCCTATCCTCTGTTCCTCTCCTTATTTGGACCTTCAGGTGATAAGGCTGAGACATAAAGGAGGCTGGGCCCTGCCACCACGACAGCAGCCACACCTCTGCAAAGAGAATG GAAGGCGGGGACCCGGGGCAAGGTGGCAGCCACCAAGCAGGCCCAACGTGGTTCTTCCAACGTCTTTTCCATGTTTGAACAAGCCCAGATACAGGAGTTCAAGGAA AGCTGGGGGCTGCTCCCACCTGAAGGCCCCCATCCCACAGGCCTTCAGCTGTATCGACCAGAATCGTGATGGCATCATCTGCAAGGCAGACCTGAGGGAGACCTACTCCCAGCTGG ggaAGGTGAGTGTCCCAGAGGAGGAGCTGGACGCCATGCTGCAGGAGGGCAAGGGCCCCATCAACTTCACCGTCTTCCTCACGCTCTTTGGGGAGAAGCTCAATG ggACAGACCCCGAGGAAGCCATCCTGAGTGCCTTCCGCATGTTTGACCCCAGCGGCAAAGGGGTGGTGAACAAGGATGA GTGGAGCAGATGTTCGCCCTGA
- the MYL7 gene encoding myosin regulatory light chain 2, atrial isoform isoform X3 gives MWLESVRPPPAQAGAAKFGPILCSSPYLDLQVIRLRHKGGWALPPRQQPHLCKENGRRGPGARWQPPSRPNVVLPTSFPCLNKPRYRSSRKAGGCSHLKAPIPQAFSCIDQNRDGIICKADLRETYSQLGKVSVPEEELDAMLQEGKGPINFTVFLTLFGEKLNGTDPEEAILSAFRMFDPSGKGVVNKDEFKQLLLTQADKFSPAEVRLPSPFNTHPQHLLWAFTHDPEPSTSEAVAGRVSRGPFWRRCHLC, from the exons ATGTGGCTGGAATCTGTTaggcctcccccagcccaggcgGGGGCTGCCAAGTTTGGGCCTATCCTCTGTTCCTCTCCTTATTTGGACCTTCAGGTGATAAGGCTGAGACATAAAGGAGGCTGGGCCCTGCCACCACGACAGCAGCCACACCTCTGCAAAGAGAATG GAAGGCGGGGACCCGGGGCAAGGTGGCAGCCACCAAGCAGGCCCAACGTGGTTCTTCCAACGTCTTTTCCATGTTTGAACAAGCCCAGATACAGGAGTTCAAGGAA AGCTGGGGGCTGCTCCCACCTGAAGGCCCCCATCCCACAGGCCTTCAGCTGTATCGACCAGAATCGTGATGGCATCATCTGCAAGGCAGACCTGAGGGAGACCTACTCCCAGCTGG ggaAGGTGAGTGTCCCAGAGGAGGAGCTGGACGCCATGCTGCAGGAGGGCAAGGGCCCCATCAACTTCACCGTCTTCCTCACGCTCTTTGGGGAGAAGCTCAATG ggACAGACCCCGAGGAAGCCATCCTGAGTGCCTTCCGCATGTTTGACCCCAGCGGCAAAGGGGTGGTGAACAAGGATGA gttcaagcagcttCTCCTGACCCAGGCAGACAAGTTCTCTCCAGCTGAGGTGAGGCTGCCCAGCCCCTTCAATACTCATCCCCAGCACCTTCTCTGGGCCTTCACCCATGACCCAGAGCCCAGTACCAGTGAGGCAGTTGCTGGAAGGGTGAGCCGAGGGCCCTTCTGGAGGAGGTGCCATCTCTGTTGA
- the GCK gene encoding hexokinase-4 isoform X1, whose product MLDDRARMEAAKKEKVEQILAEFQLQEEDLKKVMRRMQKEMDRGLRLETHEEASVKMLPTYVRSTPEGSEVGDFLSLDLGGTNFRVMLVKVGEGEEGQWSVKTKHQMYSIPEDAMTGTAEMLFDYISECISDFLDKHQMKHKKLPLGFTFSFPVRHEDIDKGILLNWTKGFKASGAEGNNVVGLLRDAIKRRGDFEMDVVAMVNDTVATMISCYYEDHQCEVGMIVGTGCNACYMEEMQNVELVEGDEGRMCVNTEWGAFGDSGELDEFLLEYDRLVDESSANPGQQLYEKLIGGKYMGELVRLVLLRLVDENLLFHGEASEQLRTRGAFETRFVSQVESDTGDRKQIYNILSTLGLRPSTTDCDIVRRACESVSTRAAHMCSAGLAGVINRMRESRSEDVMRITVGVDGSVYKLHPSFKEQFHASVRRLTPSCEITFIESEEGSGRGAALVSAVACKKACMLGQ is encoded by the exons GTAGAGCAGATCCTGGCAGAGTTCCAGCTGCAGGAGGAGGACTTGAAGAAGGTCATGAGACGGATGCAGAAGGAGATGGACCGTGGCCTGAGGCTGGAGACCCATGAAGAGGCCAGTGTGAAGATGCTGCCCACCTACGTGCGCTCCACCCCAGAAGGCTCAG AAGTCGGGGACTTCCTCTCCCTGGACCTGGGTGGCACTAACTTCAGGGTGATGCTGGTGAAGGTGGGAGAAGGTGAGGAGGGGCAGTGGAGCGTGAAGACCAAACACCAGATGTACTCCATCCCCGAGGACGCCATGACCGGCACTGCTGAGATG CTCTTCGACTACATCTCTGAGTGCATCTCCGACTTCCTGGACAAGCATCAGATGAAGCACAAGAAGCTGCCCCTGGGCTTCACCTTCTCCTTTCCTGTGAGGCACGAAGACATCGATAAG GGCATCCTTCTCAACTGGACCAAGGGCTTCAAGGCCTCAGGAGCAGAAGGGAACAATGTCGTGGGGCTTCTGCGAGACGCTATCAAACGGAGAGGG GACTTTGAAATGGATGTGGTGGCAATGGTGAATGACACGGTGGCCACGATGATCTCCTGCTACTACGAAGACCATCAGTGCGAGGTCGGCATGATCGTGG GCACGGGCTGCAATGCCTGCTACATGGAGGAGATGCAGAATGTGGAGCTGGTGGAGGGGGACGAGGGCCGCATGTGCGTCAATACCGAGTGGGGCGCCTTCGGGGACTCCGGCGAGCTGGACGAGTTCCTGCTGGAGTATGACCGCCTGGTGGACGAGAGCTCTGCAAACCCCGGTCAGCAGCT GTATGAGAAGCTCATAGGTGGCAAGTACATGGGCGAGCTGGTGCGGCTCGTGCTGCTCAGGCTCGTGGACGAAAACCTGCTCTTCCACGGGGAGGCCTCCGAGCAGCTGCGCACACGCGGAGCCTTCGAGACGCGCTTCGTGTCGCAGGTGGAGAG CGACACGGGCGACCGCAAGCAGATCTACAACATCCTGAGCACGCTGGGGCTGCGACCCTCGACCACCGACTGCGACATCGTGCGCCGCGCCTGCGAGAGCGTGTCTACGCGCGCTGCGCACATGTGCTCGGCAGGGCTGGCGGGCGTCATCAACCGCATGCGCGAGAGCCGCAGCGAGGACGTAATGCGCATCACTGTGGGCGTGGATGGCTCCGTGTACAAGCTGCACCCCAG CTTCAAGGAGCAGTTCCATGCCAGCGTGCGCAGGCTGACGCCCAGCTGCGAGATCACCTTCATCGAGTCGGAGGAGGGCAGTGGCCGGGGCGCGGCCCTGGTCTCGGCGGTGGCCTGTAAGAAGGCCTGCATGCTGGGCCAGTGA
- the GCK gene encoding hexokinase-4 isoform X2, which produces MSSDTGDRKQIYNILSTLGLRPSTTDCDIVRRACESVSTRAAHMCSAGLAGVINRMRESRSEDVMRITVGVDGSVYKLHPSFKEQFHASVRRLTPSCEITFIESEEGSGRGAALVSAVACKKACMLGQ; this is translated from the exons ATGTCCAG CGACACGGGCGACCGCAAGCAGATCTACAACATCCTGAGCACGCTGGGGCTGCGACCCTCGACCACCGACTGCGACATCGTGCGCCGCGCCTGCGAGAGCGTGTCTACGCGCGCTGCGCACATGTGCTCGGCAGGGCTGGCGGGCGTCATCAACCGCATGCGCGAGAGCCGCAGCGAGGACGTAATGCGCATCACTGTGGGCGTGGATGGCTCCGTGTACAAGCTGCACCCCAG CTTCAAGGAGCAGTTCCATGCCAGCGTGCGCAGGCTGACGCCCAGCTGCGAGATCACCTTCATCGAGTCGGAGGAGGGCAGTGGCCGGGGCGCGGCCCTGGTCTCGGCGGTGGCCTGTAAGAAGGCCTGCATGCTGGGCCAGTGA